In Natronococcus sp. AD-5, the genomic window CGTCGCCGGACCGTCCGAAGAACGCTTCGAGGTCTTCGGCGAGTTCGAACGCACCGTCCGATCGCCGCGGGGCGACCGCATCCGGTCGGCCGACCGCGGCGCGGAGGAGGGCCTCTACGAGCAGTTCGACCGGCGGCGTCGCGTGCGTTTCGCCGCGATACGTCCAGAGCCGGCAGTCGATACCCGAACCGTCGGCACACCGGTCGCTGCACTCGACGCACGGGTTCGTCACCGCGTTCGGCTGGACGTCCCGGCCGTCGATCCGAACCGTCGGCGAGACCTCGAGCTCCGTTCGCCGGGCGGTCTCGGCCGACTCGACGCGTATCGGCCGAACGACGACGTCGACGGCGAGCGCGTCGAGGAGGCCGGCGACGCGATCGATCGCGCTCTCGAGGGCCGCGTCGGTACCGGCACACCGGGAACAGGTTTCCCGATCGAGAAACAGGAAGTCGACGACGACGCGTCGGCGCCCGTGCGCCGCGGGTGACGGTTCTTCGACGGTGACGTTTCGGTGTTCGCGTACTGCGTCCATCGCAACTCGGACTACGGCCGCTGCGACGATAACGGTGACAGTTCGCCGACAGAAACGAGGTTTCGCCGCGGATACCGTCTCAGCGTCCCCTCGTCTCGTTGGCGCCGATCCCGCCGACACCCTCACGGTCGTCGGCGTCCAATCGACGGCGATGAGTACGGCTTCCGACTGGCAGCGAACGTGGCACTCGCTTCGCGACCTCCTCGGCGCGAAGTGGTCGGTCCACGTCCTCCGGCGACTCTCGACCGGTGCGTGCGGATTCAACGAACTGAAGCGCGAACTCGACGGAATCACGGCGACGATGCTCTCGCGCCGACTGAAGGAACTGGAGTGTCACGGCCTCGTCGACCGATCCGTCGCTCCGACGACGCCGCCGACGACGACCTATCGACTCACCCCTCGCGGGCGACGCTTCGCCGCGGTCCTCGAGGAGATGGAATCGCTCGTCGAGGCGGTCGACTGCGATCGCCCGGCCGAGCGGACGTGCGTCGGGACCGATCGGCGCTGTCTGACCGTTCGGTCTCGCGGCGAGTAAACGCTCGTTCTCGGCGCGTCAGTCGCCGTTCTCGATCGCCGTCTCGAAGCCGTCGTCGGTCCGCGCGACGCCGGCCGCGCAGACGGCGTGCTCGAACTCGAGGTCGTAGACCTCGTCCGCGGCCGCCGAAGCGGCGTCGGCCTCGAGGTCGATCGGCTCCGGTGCGTTCTTCTCGTAGGTCGCGACCAGCGTCGGCTCGTCGACGGTCTCGACGAGCAGGGCGTCCTTCCGGACCGTGCCGATCAGCGCCTCGCCGCCGTCGCCGATCGTCGCCGCGATCCGGGGCGTGTCGTAGTCGTCTTTCTCGTAGTCGAGCGCGAGCAGACTTTCCGCGAGCGCGTCGCGGGCGGGGTACCCCAGCTCGAGTTTCTCCGCGATCGGGTCGACGTGCGAGCCGTTGCCGAAGGCGGCCGTCCCGCCCGTCGGCGTCTCGACGACGCGCAGGCAGTTGTAGGAGACGTAGGGGTTGTCGGTCTCGGGGGCGCCTTCGGTGGGACCGACGGTGAGGGCCTCGTCTCGAGCGGTGATCTCGCGGTTCGGGAACGATCGTGAGGAGACGCGGTAGGCGCCGACCTCGGGGCTGACGACGACGAACCGTCCGACGTACATACGCGTGGATGCGCGGGTCGCGGGAAAAGGGGTGTCGATTCGTCGGCACGCCCTCCCGCCTCGAATTACGACTCCGGGGTTATCGCGGGAATTACGACCGATCGCAGTCGGATCGCCCTCGCGACGTCGTGGGCTCGTAGACCCACAGGTTGTCGTTCGGGTAACTCCGCCGGAGCGGGGAGTTGTCCTCGCAGAGCAGGACGCGCCGATCCGGCAGCACCATCACGTTGTCGATGTTGATGATCGCGTCGTCGGCGACGCTCGCGGGGTCGGCGGCGTCGGCCCCGACGACGACCGGCTCGAGCCGCGAGACGTCGTAGTCGTCCTCGAGTTTCGCCCGGTAGACGACGCCGCCGTCGACGCGCTCCATCCGGAGGTCCCCCTCGTCGTCCGCCATCCCGTCGTTCAGCTCCGAGATACCGACGTACAGGTAGTCGCCGGGCTCGGCGCCGTCGATGGTGTCGCTCCCCTCGGCCTTGCGGAACTCGATGGTCGCGCCGATCTCCTTCGCGGCCGCGCGGGTCTCCAGGAAGGGGACCCGACGGAGCTCCTCGTCGACGCCGTCGGGGCCGCGTCGTTCGTACTGGTCGGCCCACTCGACGACCTCCTCGTCGGTGACGTAGTCGCGGTTGCCGTTCTCGGCGACGTCGCGGTCGGCCTCCTCGAGCGCGGTCTCGAGGTCGTCTTCCCAGTCGGTCTCGGCGTGGGTTTCGAGGTAGTCGACCTGCGTGACGTCGTCGTACTCGGCGATCCAGGATTCCACCTCGGCGTTCGTCGCGGTGCCGAGCTCGAGCCACTCGATCCCGAGGTTGACCGCGGCGGGCGGGAGGCTCTTCGCGGCCCGTTCGTTGGTCACCTTGATCGCGTAGAGGGTCCCTCGAACGTCCATCCGGTCGTCGTAGCTCGAGATCGGCTCCTCGGCGACGAACTTGTAGACGCCCTTGTTCGACCCGTCGGAGGTGAGATACACCGTCCGCTCGTCGGGGAGAACCTCGGGACACTCCCAGGCGGCCCGCCCCCAGTTGTAGTGTTTGACCGGCGTCGGTTCGTCGGCCGTCGGCTCCGTGATCTCGACGCAGTAGCCGGTGCGGTACGGATTGGGATAGCCGTCTCCGATGGGGTGGCGCGTGTTCCTCCCGTCTTCCTGGTCGACCGGCTCGGCGCCGAGATGGTACGCCTGCATCTCCAGGCCGCTCAGCGCCCACGATCCCTGCGGTTCCCAGCCCTCGTCCCCGTACAGGTCGTCGATTGCCTCGGTGATCTCGGCCGGATTCGGACGGTTGAAGAACGCGCGCGCACCGCGGAGCCCGACGCCGGATTCCGCTTCCAGCACGTCGCTAACCGTCGCCGGCCCGGAGACGCGCGGGTGGGCGTAGTCCTCCTCGGCGGAGATCGGATTCCCCCACGGCGCGAGGTCGCCGTAGCAGTTGATCCGGGTGCCGCCGATCTCGCGGAACGCCGCCGTGTTCTCTAAGTTCATCGCGTTCTCGAGGTCGGCCTCCCAGCCGCCCTCGCCGCGATAGATCGGCGTTCGGACGATGCTGCCCGGACTGGTCTCGACGTTCGTGAAGAGGTACCCCTCGAGTCCGTCCTCGTCCGTCGGAACCAGGAAATTCATGTCGGGGTTGCTGCCGTACGCGCCGTACCGGGTGCCGACGAACTCGGCGACCGGCGTCCCGTCCGGCGTCTCCGGGTGCCCCCACATCGAGGTCCCGCCCTCGATCGGGTCGCCGTTCTGGACGAGGAGTTCGTACTCGCCGCCGGAGACGCGAACTCTCTCCTGTTCCTCGTTGGTGCGGGGCGGCTCCAGCTCTTCGAACTCGTCGTTCTTGCCGTTGTACTCGAACTGGTATCCGGACAGCCAGCCGACCCCCGCCGTTCCCCACGGCTCGGGGTTGTCGGCGCTGGGATGCTGGAGGCTGAACAGCATCTCGCCGTTGTCGAACACGAAGGGACCGGTGACCT contains:
- a CDS encoding IMP cyclohydrolase, which produces MYVGRFVVVSPEVGAYRVSSRSFPNREITARDEALTVGPTEGAPETDNPYVSYNCLRVVETPTGGTAAFGNGSHVDPIAEKLELGYPARDALAESLLALDYEKDDYDTPRIAATIGDGGEALIGTVRKDALLVETVDEPTLVATYEKNAPEPIDLEADAASAAADEVYDLEFEHAVCAAGVARTDDGFETAIENGD
- a CDS encoding winged helix-turn-helix transcriptional regulator encodes the protein MSTASDWQRTWHSLRDLLGAKWSVHVLRRLSTGACGFNELKRELDGITATMLSRRLKELECHGLVDRSVAPTTPPTTTYRLTPRGRRFAAVLEEMESLVEAVDCDRPAERTCVGTDRRCLTVRSRGE
- a CDS encoding DUF2703 domain-containing protein → MDAVREHRNVTVEEPSPAAHGRRRVVVDFLFLDRETCSRCAGTDAALESAIDRVAGLLDALAVDVVVRPIRVESAETARRTELEVSPTVRIDGRDVQPNAVTNPCVECSDRCADGSGIDCRLWTYRGETHATPPVELLVEALLRAAVGRPDAVAPRRSDGAFELAEDLEAFFGRSGDDRPDCGC